In one Dermacentor albipictus isolate Rhodes 1998 colony chromosome 4, USDA_Dalb.pri_finalv2, whole genome shotgun sequence genomic region, the following are encoded:
- the LOC135916034 gene encoding solute carrier family 2, facilitated glucose transporter member 8-like encodes MGSVCLLVLAYSVGLCHVPSLVVSELLPLKQWRYLSASLLWVWRWLVAFVMVHFDKELLRAGDFRSMSLAFGLAVLLVAAAAVPFVPETEGRTLAAIHRDE; translated from the coding sequence ATGGGCTCCGTCTGCCTGCTGGTGCTGGCCTACTCGGTGGGCCTGTGCCACGTGCCTTCGCTGGTGGTCAGCGAGCTGCTGCCCCTGAAGCAGTGGCGCTACCTGAGCGCCTCTCTCCTCTGGGTTTGGCGCTGGCTGGTCGCCTTCGTGATGGTCCACTTCGACAAGGAGCTGCTGAGGGCCGGCGACTTCAGGAGCATGTCGTTGGCGTTCGGCTTGGCGGTGCTGCTGGTCGCCGCGGCCGCTGTTCCCTTCGTGCCGGAGACCGAGGGCCGCACGTTGGCCGCCATTCACCGCGACGAGTGA